From Diceros bicornis minor isolate mBicDic1 chromosome 17, mDicBic1.mat.cur, whole genome shotgun sequence, the proteins below share one genomic window:
- the RHNO1 gene encoding RAD9, HUS1, RAD1-interacting nuclear orphan protein 1 — MPPRKKRRPSCQKAQLLFHHQPLESPKHRYGSPQLPITYTRQVPSKPIDHNTVTSWVSPQFDTTAENSFPANRKRRRRDQARHSSRKSTTSKFPHLTFESPQSSSSSATLGIPLTGGYPNQSEKDISRRPFIPMLSPQSCGELSSHALQNLPYVFIPPEIRTPESSSVKEGPIPPDQREDSLPSCSLHTSTPKSPEPGPVLVKDTPEEKYGIKVTWRRRGHLFTYLKERGKLSKSQFLVKK, encoded by the exons ATGCCTCCCAGAAAAAAACGCCGCCCAAGTTGCCAGAAAGCCCAGCTGCTATTCCACCATCAGCCACTGGAGAGCCCCAAACACCGCTATGGATCTCCACAGCTTCCCATCACCTACACTAGGCAGGTGCCCAGCAAGCCCATTGACCACAACACCGTCACTTCCTGG GTATCACCTCAGTTTGATACAACAGCAGAAAACTCGTTCCCAGCCAACCGGAAACGTCGTCGCAGAGACCAGGCAAGACATTCAAGTCGAAAATCTACCACCTCCAAGTTTCCACATCTAACATTTGAGAGTCCACAGTCTTCTTCCAGTTCAGCCACACTTGGGATCCCCTTAACCGGGGGATACCCCAATCAATCAGAAAAGGACATTTCCAGAAGGCCCTTCATTCCAATGCTCAGTCCCCAGAGCTGTGGGGAGCTGTCATCACACGCACTTCAAAACTTGCCTTATGTGTTCATTCCACCTGAAATCCGGACCCCAGAGTCATCTTCTGTGAAGGAGGGGCCCATTCCCCCAGATCAGAGGGAAGACAGCCTTCCAAGCTGCTCCCTTCACACTAGTACTCCCAAGAGCCCAGAGCCTGGGCCTGTTCTGGTTAAAGACACTCCTGAGGAGAAGTATGGGATAAAGGTCACGTGGAGGAGACGAGGGCACCTGTTTACTTACCTCAAGGAGAGAGGGAAGCTGAGCAAAAGCCAGTTCCTTGTGAAAAAGTGA